In Thermodesulfovibrionales bacterium, one genomic interval encodes:
- a CDS encoding PhzF family phenazine biosynthesis protein, with protein sequence MKIPFYQVDAFSRRIFGGNPAAVCLLESWLDDNVLQSIAAENNLSETAFLIQRSKERYALRWFTPAVEIDLCGHATIASAFVIFSFINNSLSSVDFETASGPLSVTRAGELLSLDLSARKPQRTETSPIISQALGAEPLDVLKSRDLLIVFRDEPTIREMNPDLDTLKQIRDVFGVIVTARGEKSDFVSRFFAPNAGIPEDPVAGSAHCTLTPYWADRLKKTHLHAFQFSKRGGELFCENAGDRVRISGNAVLYAKGELYL encoded by the coding sequence ATGAAGATACCATTTTACCAAGTAGATGCATTTTCAAGAAGGATCTTCGGCGGCAATCCGGCCGCTGTATGCCTCTTGGAATCATGGCTTGATGATAACGTGCTTCAATCTATTGCGGCAGAGAATAATCTGTCTGAAACAGCATTTCTGATACAAAGATCAAAAGAACGATATGCTCTCAGGTGGTTCACCCCTGCAGTCGAGATTGACCTTTGCGGCCACGCCACGATTGCAAGCGCGTTTGTCATTTTTTCCTTTATCAATAACTCGCTGTCTTCCGTCGATTTTGAGACTGCAAGCGGCCCGTTGTCTGTCACCAGAGCAGGCGAATTACTTTCCCTGGATCTCTCGGCCAGAAAGCCTCAACGGACAGAAACGTCTCCTATCATATCTCAAGCCCTGGGAGCAGAGCCTTTGGACGTTCTGAAATCCAGAGACCTCCTGATCGTTTTCAGGGATGAGCCTACAATAAGGGAGATGAATCCCGATCTTGATACATTGAAACAAATCCGCGATGTTTTTGGAGTTATTGTAACAGCACGAGGCGAGAAGTCGGATTTTGTCTCAAGGTTTTTTGCACCAAATGCCGGTATCCCCGAAGACCCCGTGGCGGGCTCAGCTCATTGCACACTAACTCCTTACTGGGCTGATCGTCTCAAGAAGACTCATCTTCATGCTTTTCAGTTTTCCAAACGCGGAGGTGAACTATTCTGCGAGAACGCAGGAGATCGTGTCAGAATATCGGGGAATGCTGTTCTCTATGCCAAAGGAGAATTATATTTATAG
- the pruA gene encoding L-glutamate gamma-semialdehyde dehydrogenase codes for MTDLSLLEERIGKIGLRIYAEVKGETPSIFERKRWLGRIMELAMKDESFKIALFKFIDVLPSLKTGELVVRLLAEYFSEEAGVPIIIRRGLERISSKRVLPFVVGRVMKTAVETLARQFIAGRDLEDASRSLDLLRDEEVVPSIALLGEVVVSEREARDYAERYLGLLDFLSLKGGRDWVSRSGGLNEHPRSDISLKISSFYSQLDPMDWQGSIEGVKARLRPVFEKAEETGTAVTFDMEHYYYKDVTIAIFRSIVEQFREFSDAGIAIQAYLRDAREDLINIIEWAKEKKRRITIRLVKGAYWDHEVVVNGQRGWPLPVFLDKEETELNFEELTRLVLENSQFVRPAIASHNIRSISHAIAFAESLGLPKESFEFQMLYGTAESVRKVLRRMDYRVKVYAPVGELIPGMAYLVRRLLENTSDESFLRRSFFERESFEEMMKPPLPKESVKEGIRPGFRNEPTLDFSRAINREMMREALSNIKGEFNRHYPLLLRDREVRTEREMPSLNPARPDEVVGIVSSASRKEAEEAIEEARNASETWRKVSPEERARILFRAAEEMRKRRFELSALEVYEAGKTWKDADGDITEAIDYLEYYGREMTKSWAPRPLGDYPGEENEYLYEPRGIGVVISPWNFPLAIAAGMVSAAVVSGNCVIFKPSGLTPVTAWRLVEVFKNAGLPGGVLQYLPGPGEEVGEYLVSHPAIDFIAFTGSKDVGLRIITLAGETHAGQRNVKRVIAEMGGKNAIIVDETADLDEAVKGVLESALVYQGQKCSACSRAVVVGDVFDEFCLRLREAMESIKIGPPEEPGIYMGPVIDKGALGKVERYIEIAKDEGRALLVRRSEGQGYFIGPAVFTEVKPHSRIAQEEIFGPLLAVMRAGDIDEAIGVANSTSYALTGGIFSRSPRNIRKAKAEFRVGNLYINRKITGALVGRQPFGGFGMSGVGAKAGGPDYLLQFMNPKSISENTLRRGFAQIKGNRQTDTARL; via the coding sequence ATGACGGATCTCAGCCTGCTTGAGGAAAGGATAGGGAAGATAGGCCTGAGGATTTACGCGGAGGTCAAAGGCGAGACCCCTTCCATCTTCGAGAGGAAGAGGTGGCTCGGCCGTATCATGGAATTGGCGATGAAGGATGAGTCGTTCAAGATCGCGCTCTTCAAGTTTATCGACGTCCTTCCCTCTCTAAAGACCGGTGAACTTGTGGTGCGTCTGCTCGCAGAATATTTTTCTGAAGAGGCCGGTGTCCCCATCATCATAAGGCGCGGTCTTGAGCGTATTTCGTCAAAGAGAGTACTGCCTTTCGTCGTCGGTAGGGTGATGAAGACTGCTGTCGAAACCCTTGCGAGGCAGTTCATCGCGGGGAGGGACCTAGAGGATGCGTCGCGGTCCCTTGACCTATTGAGAGATGAAGAGGTCGTGCCGAGTATTGCCCTTCTTGGTGAGGTGGTGGTGAGCGAAAGAGAGGCAAGAGATTATGCTGAGAGGTATTTGGGACTCCTCGATTTTCTCTCTCTAAAAGGTGGTAGAGACTGGGTGTCCCGATCCGGAGGTCTGAATGAACATCCTCGCTCTGACATTTCGCTCAAGATATCATCCTTCTATTCCCAACTCGACCCCATGGACTGGCAGGGCTCGATAGAAGGTGTGAAAGCCCGTCTGAGGCCGGTATTTGAAAAGGCTGAAGAGACAGGAACTGCAGTCACCTTTGATATGGAGCATTACTATTACAAGGACGTCACCATCGCGATCTTCCGGAGCATCGTCGAACAGTTCAGAGAATTTTCGGATGCAGGGATAGCGATACAGGCCTACCTGAGAGATGCGAGGGAAGACCTCATAAACATAATAGAATGGGCAAAGGAGAAGAAGAGAAGGATAACAATACGACTCGTGAAGGGGGCGTACTGGGACCATGAGGTCGTGGTGAACGGGCAGAGGGGATGGCCTTTGCCGGTATTCCTCGACAAGGAAGAGACGGAGCTGAACTTCGAGGAACTCACGAGGCTCGTCCTCGAGAATTCTCAATTCGTACGGCCTGCCATCGCGTCCCATAACATCCGTTCCATCAGCCACGCCATCGCCTTTGCCGAATCTCTCGGCCTCCCGAAGGAGTCCTTCGAGTTCCAGATGCTTTACGGAACCGCAGAATCTGTGAGAAAGGTTTTGCGGCGCATGGATTATAGGGTGAAGGTCTATGCGCCTGTCGGCGAGCTCATCCCCGGCATGGCCTATCTCGTTCGGCGACTCCTCGAAAATACTTCGGACGAGTCATTCCTTAGGAGATCATTCTTTGAGCGCGAGTCCTTCGAGGAAATGATGAAGCCGCCCCTTCCCAAAGAGTCCGTCAAGGAAGGTATCCGCCCGGGTTTCAGGAACGAGCCGACCCTGGATTTTTCGAGGGCGATAAACAGAGAGATGATGAGGGAGGCGTTGAGCAATATAAAGGGAGAGTTCAACAGACACTACCCTCTTCTTCTCAGAGACAGGGAGGTGCGCACCGAGAGAGAGATGCCTTCCCTGAACCCGGCCCGGCCTGACGAGGTTGTGGGCATCGTATCCTCTGCATCGAGAAAGGAGGCGGAAGAGGCCATCGAAGAGGCAAGAAACGCATCCGAGACCTGGAGAAAGGTCTCTCCTGAAGAGCGCGCCCGTATTCTCTTCAGGGCTGCCGAGGAGATGAGGAAGAGGAGGTTCGAGCTCTCTGCCCTCGAGGTATACGAGGCAGGAAAGACTTGGAAGGATGCAGACGGGGACATCACAGAGGCGATAGACTATCTCGAATATTACGGCAGGGAGATGACAAAATCATGGGCGCCGAGACCGCTCGGCGATTACCCTGGAGAAGAGAATGAATATCTCTATGAACCGAGGGGCATAGGCGTCGTCATATCCCCGTGGAACTTCCCACTCGCTATCGCGGCAGGCATGGTCTCGGCAGCGGTTGTTTCAGGGAACTGCGTGATCTTCAAACCATCGGGACTTACTCCTGTTACAGCGTGGAGGCTTGTCGAGGTATTCAAGAACGCCGGACTCCCCGGAGGTGTTCTCCAGTATCTGCCGGGACCGGGCGAAGAAGTGGGAGAGTACCTCGTTTCGCATCCGGCAATAGACTTCATAGCTTTTACCGGTTCGAAGGACGTGGGATTGAGGATCATTACTCTTGCAGGTGAGACCCATGCAGGCCAGCGGAACGTAAAGAGAGTGATTGCGGAGATGGGCGGGAAGAACGCGATCATCGTCGACGAGACTGCAGATCTCGACGAGGCGGTGAAGGGTGTGCTTGAATCGGCCCTCGTCTATCAGGGTCAGAAATGTTCTGCCTGTTCCCGTGCGGTCGTTGTGGGAGATGTCTTCGATGAATTCTGCCTCAGGCTCAGGGAGGCGATGGAGAGCATAAAGATAGGACCTCCTGAGGAACCGGGAATTTATATGGGACCCGTAATTGACAAAGGGGCGCTCGGTAAGGTGGAGAGGTATATCGAGATCGCAAAGGATGAGGGAAGGGCCCTCCTTGTCAGAAGGTCGGAAGGACAAGGTTATTTTATCGGGCCTGCTGTCTTTACTGAGGTGAAGCCGCATTCGCGGATCGCTCAGGAGGAGATTTTCGGCCCTCTCCTTGCTGTGATGAGGGCGGGGGATATCGATGAGGCGATAGGCGTCGCGAACAGCACGTCCTATGCGCTCACAGGCGGCATCTTTTCGAGGAGCCCCCGCAATATCAGGAAGGCAAAGGCCGAATTCAGGGTCGGCAACCTCTACATCAACCGGAAGATAACAGGCGCTCTCGTGGGAAGGCAACCCTTCGGCGGCTTCGGCATGTCTGGAGTCGGAGCAAAGGCAGGAGGGCCCGACTATCTTCTTCAATTCATGAACCCGAAGAGTATCAGTGAAAATACCCTGAGGAGAGGATTTGCGCAGATTAAGGGAAATAGACAGACGGATACGGCGAGACTATGA